Proteins found in one Lutimonas zeaxanthinifaciens genomic segment:
- the hypB gene encoding hydrogenase nickel incorporation protein HypB — protein sequence MCGTCGCGSPEGHISIEKPGHDPKDHQNVHHDHHHDHGHHHDHGHHHDHGHHHDHHGHHHDHDHHHDHHDSRKTVIEVQQNILQQNDLMAARNRGYFDAKNIYALNLVSSPGSGKTSILEKTLQDNKEKIRFSVIEGDQQTMQDANRIDALNVPVIQINTGKGCHLESDMVYSAVKKLNPSEYSVLMIENVGNLVCPSMFDLGENKRVVIISITEGEDKPLKYPDMFHGSDICIINKIDLLPYLNFDLEKLKSYALKVNPDLKFFEVSATTGQGMESWYDWMKNEIKFFEN from the coding sequence ATGTGTGGAACCTGTGGATGTGGAAGTCCTGAAGGACATATTTCCATCGAAAAACCCGGACATGATCCTAAAGATCATCAAAACGTGCATCATGATCATCACCACGATCATGGACATCACCACGATCATGGACATCACCACGATCATGGACATCACCACGATCATCATGGACATCACCACGATCATGATCATCACCATGATCATCACGATAGCCGAAAAACCGTAATAGAGGTCCAGCAAAACATTCTTCAGCAAAATGATCTTATGGCCGCCAGAAACCGTGGATATTTTGATGCTAAAAATATTTATGCTCTAAATCTGGTAAGTTCACCTGGGTCAGGTAAAACAAGTATTCTTGAGAAAACACTTCAGGACAATAAAGAAAAAATTCGTTTTTCCGTTATAGAAGGTGACCAGCAAACGATGCAGGATGCAAATAGAATAGATGCCTTGAATGTGCCTGTAATTCAAATCAACACAGGGAAAGGGTGTCATTTGGAGAGTGATATGGTTTATAGTGCGGTCAAAAAGCTCAACCCTTCAGAATATTCAGTTTTGATGATTGAAAATGTCGGAAACCTGGTTTGCCCTTCTATGTTTGATCTGGGTGAAAACAAGAGAGTCGTTATCATTAGTATTACCGAAGGTGAAGATAAACCATTGAAATACCCCGATATGTTCCATGGTTCAGATATTTGTATTATCAATAAAATAGACCTTCTGCCCTATCTAAATTTTGACCTGGAAAAACTCAAATCATACGCCTTAAAAGTAAACCCTGACTTAAAATTCTTTGAGGTTTCGGCAACAACCGGTCAAGGTATGGAATCGTGGTATGACTGGATGAAAAATGAAATAAAATTTTTTGAGAATTAA
- a CDS encoding HypC/HybG/HupF family hydrogenase formation chaperone — translation MCLSIPGKLIKITEQLDDTFRVGRVSFDGIIKEVSLTLVPEAKVGDYVMVHVGAAISVVNEEEAKKTFELLKQLGELHELDDSDSQ, via the coding sequence ATGTGCCTCTCCATTCCGGGAAAACTAATTAAAATTACAGAACAACTCGATGATACCTTCCGAGTAGGAAGAGTCTCCTTTGACGGTATTATTAAGGAAGTGAGCCTGACACTGGTTCCTGAGGCAAAAGTGGGGGATTATGTTATGGTACACGTTGGTGCCGCCATAAGTGTCGTTAATGAAGAGGAAGCAAAAAAAACTTTTGAATTACTCAAACAGCTCGGGGAATTACACGAACTTGACGATTCGGATTCTCAATAA
- a CDS encoding AI-2E family transporter, with protein sequence MKNTDSRQPIDIYIKIVLISLLLVWSFLIIRPFVTLIVWSIIVAVALYPFYQKLLKLTKGKKKGLITSLFTIILIALIVVPTVGLTGSIIDSGQEFYQSFEEGTLKVPPPAEFVRDWPLVGEDLYQLWASASHDLENFMVKYKDQISSSLSWFFSSFAGLMGSVALGLFALIIAAVFMSSADAGYQSGVNFINRLVSGKGEEIMTMCVSTIRSVVKGILLVAIIQASLAYIGFIVIDLPAASLFAMLVLIFAIIQLPPLIAMIPAIAIVFSYADSTPAIIFTIYSIIVSMSDSFLKPILLGKGLETPMLVILIGALGGMMLQGILGLFIGPVILALVFQLYTNWVAEANSDTPAKAKVKPTSEE encoded by the coding sequence ATGAAAAATACAGATTCTAGACAACCCATTGATATTTATATCAAAATAGTACTGATCTCACTGCTTCTGGTTTGGAGTTTTTTAATCATAAGACCTTTTGTCACTTTGATTGTATGGTCCATAATTGTGGCCGTAGCGCTCTATCCCTTCTACCAGAAACTCTTAAAATTAACCAAGGGAAAGAAGAAAGGATTGATTACCTCACTTTTCACAATTATTCTTATCGCTTTGATTGTAGTACCCACAGTTGGACTGACAGGTTCCATAATCGATTCAGGCCAGGAGTTTTATCAAAGCTTTGAGGAAGGTACCTTAAAAGTTCCTCCTCCTGCGGAATTTGTAAGAGATTGGCCCTTAGTAGGTGAAGATCTTTATCAACTTTGGGCTTCCGCTTCACATGACCTTGAAAACTTTATGGTAAAGTATAAAGATCAAATATCAAGTTCATTGAGCTGGTTTTTTAGCAGTTTTGCAGGTTTGATGGGTTCTGTTGCTTTAGGACTCTTTGCCTTGATCATAGCTGCCGTGTTTATGTCCTCGGCAGACGCCGGTTACCAGTCTGGAGTAAATTTTATCAACAGGTTGGTTTCAGGTAAAGGAGAGGAAATAATGACCATGTGTGTAAGTACCATAAGATCTGTTGTAAAAGGAATTCTTCTTGTGGCAATTATTCAGGCATCACTGGCATATATTGGGTTTATAGTCATCGACCTTCCGGCAGCATCCTTATTTGCCATGTTGGTATTGATATTTGCAATAATCCAGTTGCCTCCATTGATCGCCATGATACCCGCTATAGCCATCGTATTTTCTTATGCAGACTCAACACCTGCCATAATATTTACAATTTATTCGATTATAGTATCTATGTCTGACAGTTTCCTTAAACCTATCTTACTCGGTAAAGGGCTTGAGACCCCAATGCTGGTTATACTGATCGGAGCCCTTGGTGGTATGATGCTACAAGGGATTCTGGGGCTTTTTATAGGGCCTGTAATTTTGGCTCTGGTCTTTCAGTTGTATACGAATTGGGTGGCAGAAGCAAACTCTGATACTCCTGCTAAAGCCAAAGTCAAACCAACGTCAGAAGAATAA
- a CDS encoding efflux transporter outer membrane subunit has protein sequence MKVIIKYMLILGFTGFIFSLVEGCKVGRDYERQPIETPESFQLDFPKDSSISNIPWWRLFNDSVLVDLIDTALVNNKNIQIAISRIQEAELQIDIAKADYYPFIGYNAYGSSVANSEVSGMTNSVGGGVNVSYTVDLWQKIKSMNKIALQNYLASEEAYKALNISVVSAVASAYVSLRDVDNRIIISEKTAQNFQENLEVMQARFNGGFISEVDLSQSKIQLSEAKTAIEIFDRSRGQIENAISVLLGTAPKEIPRGNSLFDQISIPEIPVGLPSELLDRRPDILQAERNLHAQTLRIGVAEALKYPSLTLSLDMGAQLVNPSFLFADLGAQLLGPIFNAGRLQRNVEVEEARTRQLLLNYEATYLTALQEVEDAMIAVETYGREYDLRNEQMQMATKASQLSWVRYDGGLTSYLEVLNLQTSQFNAELKASEAFKNELTSVIKLYEALGGGWYAPEDEQTIN, from the coding sequence ATGAAGGTCATCATAAAATATATGCTGATACTCGGTTTTACGGGCTTCATTTTCTCCTTAGTTGAAGGATGTAAAGTAGGAAGAGATTACGAGCGACAACCGATCGAAACTCCCGAATCATTTCAGCTGGATTTTCCAAAAGACAGCAGTATTTCAAATATTCCCTGGTGGAGGTTATTTAATGACAGCGTGCTTGTGGATCTTATCGATACGGCACTGGTAAATAATAAAAATATACAGATCGCCATTTCAAGAATTCAGGAAGCAGAGTTGCAAATTGACATTGCCAAGGCTGATTATTATCCTTTCATAGGATACAATGCCTATGGGTCAAGTGTTGCGAATTCAGAAGTTTCAGGAATGACAAATTCAGTAGGTGGGGGTGTCAATGTTTCGTATACCGTTGATCTTTGGCAAAAGATCAAATCGATGAACAAAATTGCACTTCAGAACTATTTAGCTTCTGAAGAGGCCTATAAGGCATTAAACATCAGCGTTGTATCTGCAGTTGCATCCGCCTATGTATCTTTAAGGGATGTGGATAACCGGATCATTATTTCTGAGAAAACGGCTCAAAATTTCCAGGAGAATCTTGAGGTTATGCAGGCGAGATTCAATGGAGGATTTATAAGTGAAGTAGATCTCTCTCAGTCAAAGATTCAATTGAGTGAAGCCAAAACCGCTATTGAAATTTTTGACCGTTCAAGGGGGCAGATCGAGAATGCCATTAGTGTTTTATTGGGAACAGCACCAAAGGAGATTCCAAGAGGCAATTCACTTTTTGATCAAATCTCAATACCTGAAATTCCGGTAGGCTTACCTTCAGAGTTACTCGATCGGAGGCCTGATATTCTTCAGGCAGAACGCAACCTCCATGCGCAAACCTTGAGAATAGGTGTGGCGGAAGCGCTAAAATACCCCTCTTTGACATTAAGTCTGGATATGGGTGCCCAATTGGTAAATCCTTCTTTTTTATTTGCTGATTTGGGTGCGCAGCTATTGGGCCCTATCTTTAATGCGGGAAGACTGCAAAGAAATGTAGAAGTAGAGGAGGCCCGGACAAGGCAATTACTGCTCAATTATGAAGCAACGTACTTAACGGCTTTGCAAGAAGTAGAGGACGCTATGATTGCCGTTGAAACCTATGGCAGAGAGTATGATCTGAGGAATGAACAAATGCAAATGGCCACAAAGGCTTCACAGCTTTCCTGGGTACGCTACGATGGAGGACTGACCAGTTATCTCGAAGTTCTAAATCTGCAGACATCGCAATTCAACGCAGAATTAAAGGCTTCTGAAGCTTTTAAGAATGAACTCACTTCGGTGATCAAACTTTATGAAGCCTTAGGCGGCGGTTGGTATGCTCCTGAAGATGAACAAACAATAAACTAA
- a CDS encoding HlyD family secretion protein, producing the protein MGKEKKSIKKVSLIVLIVTAMFFIWYVSADRHTPYTDQARIQGLITPVSPRVSGFVTEINIKLHSRVKAGDVLFQLDKRPFEIAIDMAEAEIDNTTQSVAASGASVKSSAGKLGVAKAQLDRAQRNWDRVQKVMRENEGALSEADKDQAETALLQATEQVASAEASLERAEQSLGVSGPDNPKIRRAVQKLEKAQLDLEFSTITAPTDGVIESFDVDLGYYANAGQPITTLISSSDVWIQANLKENNLSKMNLEDEVEFSLDIAPGTIFKGKVRSIGFGVATDQTNKGGLPSVSDKKGWLQDPQRFPVIISCDDPEVKDLYRLGGQVDVVVYTGDNFLLNAIAGFRLRLISFLSYVR; encoded by the coding sequence ATGGGAAAGGAAAAAAAATCGATCAAAAAAGTAAGCCTGATAGTTTTAATTGTTACGGCCATGTTTTTTATATGGTATGTTAGTGCGGACCGGCACACACCTTATACGGACCAGGCCAGAATACAGGGCCTAATAACCCCTGTAAGCCCCAGGGTTTCAGGTTTTGTGACCGAAATTAACATTAAACTTCATTCAAGAGTCAAGGCAGGCGATGTTTTATTCCAATTGGATAAACGGCCCTTTGAGATTGCGATTGATATGGCCGAAGCCGAAATAGACAATACGACACAATCCGTTGCCGCTAGCGGCGCTTCTGTAAAGTCCTCTGCCGGTAAACTCGGAGTTGCCAAAGCCCAGTTGGACCGGGCGCAAAGAAACTGGGACAGGGTTCAAAAGGTAATGAGGGAGAACGAAGGGGCTCTTTCTGAGGCGGACAAAGATCAGGCCGAAACAGCTTTACTTCAGGCCACCGAACAGGTGGCTTCGGCAGAAGCAAGTTTGGAGAGAGCTGAACAATCCCTCGGTGTTTCAGGACCTGACAACCCAAAAATAAGAAGAGCGGTTCAAAAACTGGAAAAAGCACAACTGGATCTGGAATTTTCAACGATAACTGCGCCAACTGATGGTGTCATTGAAAGTTTTGATGTTGACCTGGGCTATTATGCCAATGCAGGCCAGCCGATCACAACTTTGATATCTAGTTCTGACGTCTGGATTCAGGCCAATTTAAAAGAAAATAATCTTTCAAAAATGAATTTGGAGGATGAAGTAGAGTTCTCATTGGATATTGCTCCCGGTACAATATTTAAAGGTAAGGTAAGAAGCATTGGTTTTGGTGTTGCCACAGACCAGACGAACAAAGGAGGTTTACCATCCGTTTCTGATAAAAAAGGATGGTTACAGGATCCTCAGAGGTTTCCAGTGATTATTAGTTGTGACGATCCTGAGGTTAAGGATCTTTATCGATTGGGAGGACAGGTTGATGTAGTGGTGTACACTGGGGATAATTTTTTGCTTAACGCAATTGCTGGTTTCAGATTAAGGCTTATTTCATTTTTGTCTTATGTCAGGTAG
- a CDS encoding potassium channel family protein, whose translation MPNLIFIMLFNIAIGLFVVALTVIIQGYGTVFWIGKVKKRGGVESFAKHHHNSLLLISSSFFLIFLHLVQTSLWALLYLILPEVTEFETFEKSMYFSLVTFTTLGYGEITIGSSNRILAGLEAINGITLIGWSTAFMFAIFQQMLGYGERVKKGKQDKK comes from the coding sequence ATGCCAAACCTAATTTTTATAATGCTTTTCAATATTGCCATCGGATTATTCGTAGTTGCACTAACCGTGATCATTCAGGGATATGGAACCGTCTTCTGGATAGGAAAAGTGAAAAAAAGAGGTGGTGTGGAATCCTTTGCCAAGCATCATCACAACTCTTTACTTCTTATCTCTTCATCGTTTTTCTTAATATTTTTACATCTTGTTCAAACCTCCCTTTGGGCCTTATTATATCTGATTTTACCTGAAGTTACTGAATTTGAAACTTTTGAAAAATCCATGTATTTTTCGTTGGTAACATTTACAACCCTGGGATACGGAGAAATTACCATTGGATCTTCAAACAGAATTCTGGCAGGTCTGGAAGCGATCAACGGAATAACACTGATTGGATGGTCTACGGCATTTATGTTTGCAATCTTCCAGCAGATGCTTGGTTACGGAGAAAGGGTCAAAAAAGGAAAACAGGACAAAAAATAA
- a CDS encoding acyl-ACP desaturase, whose protein sequence is MSIKNVRKEVMQTLEKNVDSFLNDYLIPPEKIWQPSDFLPNPQSDSFMEEVREIREISKDLGNDFWITLVGDMITEEALPTYESWLMDLDGVSQHEENGDNGWAKWIRMWTAEENRHGDVLNKYIYLSGRVNMREVEITTQHLIADGFDIGTARDPYKNFVYTSFQELATYVSHNNVAKLARKAGMKNLGKMCKIIAGDEMRHHKAYTEFIRQIFAVDPSEMMMAYFDMMKLKITMPAMHLRESFGSQGNLFDKFSEVAQRAGVYTSFDYVDILRKLNKAWNIDKITGLSADAEKARNYLMRLPERMERIAERIVVPDTEHQFKWMNPIV, encoded by the coding sequence ATGTCTATTAAAAACGTACGCAAAGAAGTCATGCAAACCCTGGAAAAAAATGTTGATTCCTTTTTGAATGACTACTTAATTCCACCAGAAAAGATCTGGCAACCCTCAGATTTTTTGCCAAACCCTCAATCGGATTCATTTATGGAGGAAGTACGTGAAATCAGAGAAATATCCAAAGACCTAGGTAATGATTTCTGGATTACACTTGTCGGGGATATGATCACTGAGGAAGCCCTGCCAACATATGAATCCTGGCTTATGGACCTTGATGGTGTGAGCCAGCATGAAGAAAATGGTGACAATGGATGGGCAAAATGGATCAGAATGTGGACGGCGGAGGAAAACCGACACGGCGACGTGTTGAATAAATACATTTATCTATCGGGTAGAGTGAACATGCGTGAGGTTGAAATCACGACACAACATTTGATCGCCGATGGTTTTGATATTGGTACGGCAAGAGATCCTTACAAGAATTTTGTCTACACTTCCTTTCAGGAACTGGCCACCTATGTCTCACATAACAATGTGGCAAAACTGGCAAGAAAAGCAGGGATGAAAAATCTGGGAAAAATGTGCAAGATCATTGCCGGGGATGAGATGAGGCATCACAAGGCATATACAGAATTTATCCGACAGATATTTGCGGTTGACCCCAGTGAAATGATGATGGCCTATTTTGACATGATGAAATTAAAGATTACCATGCCGGCAATGCACCTTCGGGAATCCTTTGGGTCACAAGGTAATTTATTTGACAAGTTCTCTGAAGTGGCGCAAAGAGCGGGTGTCTATACAAGTTTTGACTATGTTGATATTCTTAGAAAATTGAATAAGGCATGGAATATAGACAAAATCACAGGATTATCAGCGGATGCCGAAAAAGCAAGGAATTATTTGATGAGATTACCAGAAAGAATGGAAAGAATTGCAGAGAGAATAGTTGTTCCGGATACTGAACATCAGTTTAAATGGATGAATCCAATTGTTTAG
- a CDS encoding CvfB family protein produces MENGKIHKLEVVGKDPKGYILQDDMDNQVFLPFDGVEADYEIGTVTEVFIYKDKVRVVSSKLPIVEVDNFAFLKVTLITRNGAYVDWGLEKDLFVPAEEQMEPLTEGESYVFFVYEDEDSGAIRGSQRVEDFVFFDKIDVEKGQEVRILPYRKSQLGLNVVVNNLYFGLIFNSDIHKEVLIGSTVNGYVRQIREDGKIDIVLEPPGYKQSIDPTAQKLYNTIKKSGDFLPLTDKSDPAEIREQLGLSKKAFKRAVGHLYKGKKIRITPEGLYLTGTTG; encoded by the coding sequence ATGGAGAATGGTAAGATTCATAAACTTGAAGTAGTTGGAAAAGATCCGAAGGGTTATATTCTTCAGGACGATATGGATAATCAGGTTTTTCTGCCTTTTGACGGAGTTGAGGCAGATTATGAAATAGGAACCGTAACGGAGGTTTTTATTTATAAAGACAAGGTGAGGGTGGTAAGTAGTAAATTGCCCATCGTAGAAGTCGATAACTTTGCATTCTTAAAAGTGACTTTGATTACCAGAAACGGAGCTTATGTAGACTGGGGCCTTGAAAAGGATCTGTTCGTGCCTGCCGAAGAGCAAATGGAACCTCTGACAGAGGGAGAATCATATGTGTTTTTTGTTTATGAAGATGAAGATTCAGGTGCCATAAGAGGATCTCAACGTGTGGAAGATTTCGTGTTTTTTGATAAAATAGATGTAGAAAAAGGGCAGGAGGTACGTATTTTGCCTTATCGAAAAAGTCAGCTCGGATTGAATGTTGTGGTAAATAACCTGTATTTTGGATTGATCTTTAATTCAGATATTCACAAAGAGGTTCTGATAGGGAGTACTGTAAATGGATATGTCAGGCAGATCAGGGAAGACGGAAAAATTGACATTGTTCTCGAGCCTCCTGGCTATAAACAAAGTATAGATCCTACCGCGCAAAAATTATATAATACCATTAAAAAATCAGGTGATTTCCTGCCATTAACCGATAAAAGTGATCCAGCTGAAATACGAGAACAGCTGGGATTAAGTAAAAAAGCTTTTAAACGAGCTGTGGGACATCTCTATAAAGGCAAAAAGATAAGAATAACGCCAGAGGGATTGTATCTGACGGGAACAACGGGATAG
- a CDS encoding M61 family metallopeptidase: MYLISRIFALCLFSTLLMDAQTSVLYEIKFENAVHHEADISIHFKNIESDTLSVRMSRSSPGRYAVHEFAKNVFDLRAIDGNGIELKVHRPNPYQWDITGHDGIVSINYRLFANHGDGTYSQVDETHAHLNIPATFLYAPAYASEKIELKINPRSDLNWKVATQLDRIGDNLYSAPNLQYFMDSPIEISDHQLRSFSIKSNGREYTIQFALHQTENYDGFEDYMKNVEKIVKSELKVFGELPDFDFGKYTFLACYTPNIDGDGMEHRNSTILTDLKALSQGGNKENIGTVAHEFFHAWNVERLRPSSLEPFDFTEANMSGELWFAEGFTSYYTGLVLCRSEIISRESYIQSLSSLLNRVWNSPGRNYYSPVEMSYQAPFVDAAASIDQVNRENLFISYYSYGYALGLALDLSLRNLDPEKSLDGYMKLVWDKFGRQEIPYFLKDLKNALSEYSTEEFSDDFFNSYIFASHMPDYKTLLDSVGVKLNQPFLHLPSFGGTVEVKDNKWLISSYPLENSSFYNAGLSKGDRIVSIDGKLTNNKLDPETILKSYNPGDKVKVVFNRYGKQKETYLVFLNNTNYTTSLIPEADRERQKNQNRWLSNN; encoded by the coding sequence ATGTATTTAATCTCGCGCATTTTTGCATTATGTCTGTTTTCAACACTGTTAATGGATGCCCAGACTTCAGTATTGTATGAAATTAAATTTGAAAATGCCGTTCACCATGAAGCGGATATTTCGATCCATTTTAAAAATATTGAATCGGATACCCTCTCAGTAAGGATGAGTCGTAGTTCTCCGGGTAGATATGCAGTTCATGAATTTGCAAAAAACGTTTTTGATCTGCGTGCAATTGATGGAAACGGAATCGAGCTAAAAGTACACAGGCCGAATCCTTATCAATGGGATATTACCGGCCATGATGGAATTGTCAGTATCAATTATCGTCTTTTTGCCAATCATGGAGATGGTACTTATTCTCAAGTGGACGAAACTCATGCACATCTAAATATTCCTGCAACTTTTCTATATGCCCCTGCTTATGCCTCGGAGAAAATTGAATTGAAAATCAATCCTCGAAGTGATCTGAACTGGAAAGTGGCAACACAACTCGATCGTATCGGAGATAATCTTTACAGCGCTCCTAACCTTCAATACTTTATGGATAGCCCCATAGAAATTAGTGACCATCAGTTACGAAGTTTTTCCATAAAATCAAATGGGCGGGAATACACCATTCAGTTTGCTTTACATCAAACCGAGAATTATGATGGTTTTGAGGACTATATGAAAAATGTGGAAAAAATTGTTAAATCAGAATTAAAAGTATTTGGGGAACTTCCTGATTTTGACTTTGGCAAATACACGTTTCTTGCCTGTTATACCCCTAATATCGACGGAGATGGCATGGAACACAGAAATTCGACAATTTTAACGGACCTGAAAGCTTTATCTCAAGGCGGAAATAAGGAAAATATAGGAACCGTGGCCCATGAATTTTTTCATGCATGGAACGTTGAAAGGTTGCGTCCTTCTTCTCTTGAGCCTTTTGATTTTACCGAAGCCAATATGTCGGGTGAATTGTGGTTTGCAGAGGGATTTACAAGTTATTACACAGGATTGGTTCTCTGCAGATCTGAAATTATTAGCCGTGAATCCTATATTCAAAGTCTTTCCAGCTTATTGAACAGGGTCTGGAATTCGCCGGGGAGGAATTATTATTCCCCAGTTGAAATGAGCTATCAGGCCCCTTTTGTTGATGCAGCAGCCTCAATTGATCAGGTAAACAGGGAAAACTTATTTATTTCGTATTACTCTTATGGATATGCTTTAGGACTGGCACTCGATCTGAGCCTAAGGAACCTCGATCCTGAAAAATCTCTCGACGGTTATATGAAACTGGTCTGGGATAAATTTGGAAGGCAGGAAATTCCTTATTTCCTCAAGGATCTGAAAAACGCGTTATCAGAATACAGCACCGAGGAGTTCTCGGATGATTTTTTTAATTCTTACATTTTTGCAAGTCATATGCCAGACTATAAAACTTTACTCGACTCAGTTGGTGTCAAATTGAATCAACCTTTCCTTCATTTGCCGTCTTTTGGGGGTACTGTTGAGGTTAAGGACAATAAGTGGCTGATCAGTTCATACCCACTTGAAAATAGTTCGTTTTATAATGCAGGTTTGTCAAAAGGAGACCGTATAGTATCAATTGATGGAAAATTGACAAACAACAAATTAGATCCGGAAACTATTTTAAAAAGCTACAACCCCGGGGATAAAGTTAAAGTTGTATTCAACCGTTACGGCAAGCAAAAAGAAACCTACCTGGTATTCCTCAACAATACCAATTACACGACGAGTCTGATTCCTGAAGCAGATAGAGAGAGACAAAAAAATCAAAACCGATGGCTTAGCAATAATTAG
- the egtB gene encoding ergothioneine biosynthesis protein EgtB, with the protein MTLLINKFIKTRNRTISLCENLQTEDFNLQAAEFVSPPKWHLAHTTWFFEEMILKRYVKAYQIFNPHFSLLFNSYYNHVGDRIERKNRGLLSRPSVEEVFAYRKYVDDNIKLLLKNTSEQTVLELVELGIQHEEQHQELLQTDIKYSLYKNPFNRIQGKKGVKERKNSKDSSSSWIEMNEGIFEIGFEGNSFCFDNELGMHKVFLSSYQIRKELVTNGEFIEFIEAGGYENFNLWLDDGWAWVKNNSIKAPLYWKKTDSEWVHFSFSGELQIEPEDYLNHVSFYEAMAFATWKGYRLPTEFEWEAASEILNWGQRWEWTNSAYLPYPGFTIAEGAVGEYNGKFMSNQMVLRGASEVTTPGHSRKSYRNFFQPGLNWQYSGIRLAK; encoded by the coding sequence ATGACCCTTCTGATCAATAAATTCATCAAAACAAGAAACAGAACAATTTCTCTTTGCGAGAATCTTCAGACCGAGGATTTCAATTTGCAGGCTGCTGAATTTGTCAGCCCTCCAAAGTGGCATCTGGCTCATACAACCTGGTTTTTTGAAGAAATGATTCTAAAAAGATATGTAAAGGCATATCAGATCTTCAATCCACATTTCAGTTTGCTATTTAATAGTTATTACAACCATGTTGGAGATCGAATTGAACGGAAAAATCGTGGCCTTTTAAGCCGACCTTCAGTTGAAGAAGTGTTTGCGTATCGAAAATATGTGGATGATAATATAAAACTACTATTAAAAAATACTTCGGAACAAACCGTTTTGGAACTTGTAGAATTGGGGATACAACATGAGGAGCAGCATCAGGAATTATTGCAAACAGATATTAAATATTCCCTTTACAAAAATCCATTCAACAGAATCCAAGGCAAAAAAGGGGTAAAAGAAAGAAAAAACTCAAAAGATTCTTCGAGTTCATGGATTGAAATGAATGAAGGAATATTTGAAATCGGGTTCGAGGGAAATAGCTTCTGTTTTGACAATGAATTGGGAATGCACAAAGTCTTTTTGTCATCTTATCAGATTCGAAAGGAACTTGTAACGAACGGAGAATTTATAGAATTTATAGAAGCCGGTGGCTATGAAAACTTTAATCTATGGCTGGATGATGGATGGGCATGGGTCAAAAACAATTCGATCAAAGCTCCTTTATACTGGAAGAAAACAGATTCAGAATGGGTTCATTTTTCATTCTCTGGAGAGCTACAAATTGAACCTGAAGATTATTTAAATCATGTTTCCTTTTACGAAGCCATGGCATTTGCAACCTGGAAAGGGTACAGGCTCCCTACTGAATTTGAGTGGGAAGCCGCATCCGAAATATTGAACTGGGGACAGCGTTGGGAATGGACGAATTCGGCCTATTTACCATATCCGGGATTTACCATAGCTGAGGGTGCCGTAGGGGAATACAATGGTAAATTCATGTCAAATCAAATGGTTCTTAGAGGTGCATCTGAGGTAACAACTCCAGGACATTCAAGAAAATCATACAGAAATTTTTTTCAACCCGGACTGAACTGGCAGTATTCAGGAATAAGACTCGCGAAATAA